The following coding sequences lie in one Heyndrickxia oleronia genomic window:
- a CDS encoding phytoene desaturase family protein, which translates to MFKYDVAIIGGGLAGLTAANLLVREGKKVVVLEKSNRLGGRAITNEKNGVHLNLGPHGLYLSGDAMTILTELGLSIPGGNASKSVQIHGILNKSVQVIPTDFSSIMSSSLLSWKSKFVFGKFMLKLMNLNVGSIPEVSLKEWADVEISDPMIRHVFYSICRLTTYTNAPTLQLAKPVLKQVQRSLKGGVLYVDGGWGTIVEKLRQQAITSGVDIFSNKNVVKIEHHGDYQSILCSDGTVLDVADCIVAAPPKEAVKMIKDAEHTSLGLWNEQAISITASCIDLGLKKLPTPQHQFAIGLDQSLFFTNQSRAAKLSDDGTVVVSLAKYHNPIEEINVNADKQQLESVMDLLHPGWRQEIVVQQFLPKLTVSYNFPHSKRKGNPGPSIPEMKGMYIAGDWTGHEEVLADAAVASGKRAAQEILKANEMIVIKEG; encoded by the coding sequence ATGTTTAAATATGATGTGGCAATAATTGGTGGGGGATTGGCTGGGTTGACAGCAGCAAATTTATTGGTGAGGGAAGGAAAAAAGGTCGTTGTTTTGGAAAAATCGAATCGTCTCGGTGGCAGGGCGATAACGAATGAAAAAAATGGAGTGCATTTGAATTTGGGGCCGCATGGACTGTATCTTTCAGGGGATGCTATGACAATTTTAACTGAACTTGGATTATCCATTCCGGGTGGTAATGCTTCAAAGTCTGTGCAAATTCATGGCATTCTCAATAAGTCAGTTCAAGTTATTCCAACAGATTTTTCATCGATTATGTCATCTTCCCTTTTATCATGGAAATCGAAGTTTGTGTTTGGCAAGTTCATGTTAAAGTTAATGAACTTAAATGTTGGTTCCATTCCAGAAGTTAGCCTTAAGGAGTGGGCTGATGTGGAAATAAGTGATCCAATGATAAGACATGTTTTTTATTCGATCTGCCGATTGACGACTTATACAAATGCACCGACCTTACAGCTTGCAAAGCCAGTATTGAAGCAAGTGCAACGTTCTTTGAAGGGCGGTGTTTTGTATGTTGATGGAGGTTGGGGAACGATTGTGGAGAAACTTAGGCAGCAGGCTATAACCTCAGGAGTTGACATCTTTTCGAATAAAAATGTCGTAAAGATTGAGCATCATGGTGACTATCAAAGCATACTTTGTTCTGATGGAACAGTACTTGATGTAGCGGATTGTATCGTTGCGGCTCCTCCGAAAGAAGCAGTGAAAATGATTAAAGATGCAGAACATACCTCGTTAGGACTATGGAATGAACAGGCGATTTCTATTACAGCAAGCTGTATTGATCTAGGATTGAAAAAATTACCTACTCCACAACATCAGTTTGCAATCGGTCTTGATCAATCATTATTTTTCACAAATCAATCACGAGCAGCAAAATTAAGTGATGATGGTACAGTCGTTGTAAGTCTAGCAAAATATCATAATCCTATAGAAGAAATCAACGTAAATGCAGATAAGCAACAATTAGAATCGGTAATGGATTTGCTTCATCCAGGATGGAGACAAGAGATCGTTGTGCAACAGTTTTTACCAAAACTAACGGTATCTTATAATTTCCCACATTCGAAACGAAAAGGGAACCCGGGTCCGAGTATACCAGAAATGAAAGGGATGTATATTGCAGGAGATTGGACCGGACATGAAGAAGTATTAGCTGATGCTGCAGTTGCAAGTGGGAAGCGTGCAGCGCAAGAAATTTTAAAAGCTAATGAAATGATAGTGATAAAGGAAGGGTAG
- the glmS gene encoding glutamine--fructose-6-phosphate transaminase (isomerizing), which translates to MSGIVGYIGKSSAHSIILDCLTHLDYRGYDSAGLAISNIKTIEIRKEKGRIEDLKALLEIEPINIGNIGIGHTRWASHGIPSVANAHPLCDVEEKYIVVHNGIIENYRALKNMLIHEGHTFTTETDTEVIPNLLAHFDTGDFAETVKKVVPLLKGSFALAIMSKSQPDTIIAISQENPLIIGYGENEAFLSSDISALLSYTKEIYPIKNGEIAILHSTGINVQTVDGKEVKPDKIIVEWDKDDFSMKEYDHYMLKEIIEQPKEIKKTLEGRLTENSVELPELNKLLTQENLQSFKKIDIVASGTAYHAGIVGKKVMETMLNLPVEVSISSEFRYEHGPLNEHNLVIVISQSGETADTLSALKEAKANGCQTIAITNRKRSNLARKADYTICTNAGPELAVPATKAYTTQITVLLLLAIVLTETINGPGIERIPEMIKELEQLPDEVEKTLIMTQDAIDQFAQVTEDQESLFLIGRGLDYVLALEGALKLQEVAYLHADAYASGEMKHGTMALITPGVPVIALSTQKHLRDKTISNIREIKARDAFVIGVTTVGDDDISEIVDEVMYIPEVHPFLMPIVAAIPLQLLAYYAGTVRGFDVDRPRNLAKSLTVE; encoded by the coding sequence ATGAGTGGAATTGTTGGATATATAGGAAAGTCTTCGGCTCATTCAATCATTTTAGATTGTCTAACCCATTTAGACTATCGTGGGTATGATTCAGCAGGACTGGCAATTTCAAATATAAAAACGATAGAAATTCGCAAGGAAAAAGGTCGGATAGAGGACTTGAAGGCACTTTTGGAAATTGAGCCAATCAATATAGGGAATATAGGAATCGGTCATACTAGATGGGCGTCTCATGGGATCCCTTCAGTTGCAAATGCTCATCCCCTTTGTGATGTAGAGGAGAAATATATTGTTGTTCACAACGGAATCATTGAAAATTATCGAGCGTTAAAAAATATGCTGATCCATGAGGGACATACATTTACAACCGAAACGGATACAGAAGTTATCCCTAATCTCCTTGCTCACTTTGATACTGGGGATTTTGCAGAAACAGTAAAAAAAGTAGTCCCCTTATTGAAAGGATCCTTTGCTCTGGCGATTATGTCAAAATCGCAACCAGATACGATTATTGCCATTTCACAGGAAAATCCATTAATTATCGGATATGGTGAAAATGAGGCATTTTTATCCTCTGATATTTCGGCGCTTTTATCTTATACGAAGGAAATTTATCCAATTAAAAATGGAGAAATAGCCATCCTTCATTCAACTGGAATTAATGTACAAACAGTTGATGGGAAAGAAGTGAAGCCTGATAAAATCATCGTAGAATGGGATAAAGATGATTTCAGCATGAAGGAATATGATCACTACATGCTAAAGGAGATTATTGAACAGCCAAAAGAGATTAAAAAAACTTTAGAGGGGCGTTTGACCGAAAACAGTGTCGAATTACCAGAACTTAATAAACTATTAACACAAGAGAATCTTCAATCCTTTAAAAAAATTGATATTGTTGCAAGTGGTACAGCTTATCACGCAGGAATTGTTGGGAAAAAAGTGATGGAAACGATGCTAAATCTACCTGTGGAAGTCTCCATTTCCTCCGAATTTCGCTACGAACACGGACCACTAAATGAACATAATCTCGTCATTGTCATTAGCCAATCAGGTGAAACAGCTGATACATTATCTGCTTTAAAAGAGGCAAAAGCGAATGGATGCCAAACGATTGCCATTACAAATCGTAAACGCAGTAATCTTGCAAGAAAGGCAGATTACACAATATGTACAAATGCCGGCCCGGAGCTAGCCGTTCCAGCAACTAAGGCATATACCACCCAAATAACCGTTTTATTGCTTCTAGCGATCGTTCTTACTGAAACGATAAATGGCCCAGGGATTGAACGTATTCCAGAAATGATCAAGGAATTGGAACAGCTCCCTGATGAAGTGGAAAAAACCTTGATCATGACTCAGGATGCGATCGATCAATTTGCACAAGTAACCGAGGATCAAGAAAGCCTATTTTTAATTGGGCGGGGCTTAGATTACGTTTTGGCATTAGAAGGAGCATTAAAACTTCAAGAGGTTGCATATTTACATGCAGATGCCTATGCATCTGGCGAAATGAAGCATGGAACGATGGCACTGATTACTCCTGGAGTTCCAGTTATCGCTCTATCTACACAAAAGCATCTGCGTGATAAAACTATAAGCAATATTCGCGAAATCAAGGCAAGAGATGCTTTTGTTATCGGCGTAACTACTGTTGGAGATGATGATATTAGTGAAATTGTCGATGAAGTGATGTATATTCCTGAAGTTCATCCATTCTTGATGCCGATTGTTGCAGCGATTCCATTGCAGTTATTAGCTTACTATGCAGGAACAGTTCGTGGTTTTGATGTGGACCGTCCGCGAAATTTAGCGAAGAGCTTAACTGTGGAATGA
- a CDS encoding VOC family protein, with protein MVDLEEFENCVKWYQEILGWECVDKITSWVGRKGFMKLPKAGMVTIKSFEGEYEHLQSSSNEGQVKLVFVTYDLDHTLSFLERKEVKFTETNILPNGQRFCDIFAFNDARLTLVEDKQKVDTDDYPESGILGFGNVNSLIYVKDPKVSAEWYAKNLGFEVVEVNVEKGYAHLRTEDAYDRNVLGQQYWDNIWLLQSMKSSVEKPSDHQARCYFDIRPAVFFEEYNKLIRNGIKPSEIAGDPINGWGGFHIYDSDNNRINIWSYK; from the coding sequence ATGGTAGATTTAGAGGAGTTTGAAAACTGCGTAAAATGGTATCAGGAGATACTGGGATGGGAGTGTGTTGATAAAATTACTTCTTGGGTTGGTAGGAAAGGATTTATGAAGTTACCTAAAGCGGGGATGGTTACGATAAAGTCATTTGAAGGGGAATATGAGCACTTACAATCTTCTAGTAATGAGGGACAAGTAAAGCTGGTATTTGTAACCTATGACCTTGATCACACCTTAAGCTTCTTAGAAAGAAAAGAGGTAAAATTCACTGAAACAAATATTTTACCTAATGGTCAAAGATTCTGTGACATTTTTGCTTTTAACGATGCGAGATTAACACTTGTCGAGGACAAGCAGAAAGTGGATACCGATGACTACCCGGAATCAGGAATTCTAGGTTTCGGAAATGTAAATTCCTTAATCTATGTTAAAGATCCAAAGGTTTCTGCGGAATGGTATGCAAAGAACCTTGGATTTGAAGTGGTTGAGGTGAATGTAGAAAAGGGTTATGCACATCTGAGGACAGAAGATGCTTATGACAGAAATGTGCTAGGACAACAATATTGGGATAATATATGGTTACTCCAAAGTATGAAAAGTTCAGTTGAAAAACCGAGTGATCATCAGGCTAGATGTTATTTTGATATTAGACCCGCTGTTTTCTTTGAAGAATACAATAAATTAATTCGTAATGGGATCAAACCATCAGAAATTGCAGGAGACCCAATAAACGGTTGGGGTGGATTTCATATATATGATTCTGATAATAACCGAATAAATATTTGGTCGTACAAATAA
- a CDS encoding IseA DL-endopeptidase inhibitor family protein, producing MRKLFTVLIAVLLIFSINMTASAKTATGDLTPKEALSIAKKARTHYWSAMIGHNLNNKNTNCKVETFIYKGTDYRYFCTEFNTKKKLVSYLNEVFTLNAIEKGVKKYRFIEYKGKLAQPNADGGSLLDWDKAKGKLIYTKKDVRLYEFSVPLGETGEHSKEKVTFVKVKNQWLINAIDAVK from the coding sequence ATGAGAAAACTGTTCACAGTATTAATAGCGGTGTTATTGATCTTTAGTATTAATATGACAGCTTCCGCGAAAACCGCTACAGGAGATTTAACGCCAAAGGAGGCATTGTCGATTGCCAAAAAGGCACGTACGCATTATTGGAGTGCAATGATTGGTCATAACTTAAACAATAAAAATACAAACTGTAAGGTAGAAACCTTTATTTACAAAGGAACAGATTATCGCTATTTCTGTACTGAATTTAATACAAAGAAGAAGTTGGTATCCTATCTTAATGAAGTATTTACATTGAATGCAATTGAAAAAGGGGTTAAAAAATATCGTTTTATCGAATACAAAGGAAAGCTCGCACAGCCTAATGCAGATGGGGGGAGTCTTTTAGATTGGGACAAAGCGAAGGGAAAACTTATTTATACCAAAAAAGATGTTCGCCTATACGAGTTTTCTGTTCCATTAGGTGAGACAGGTGAGCATTCAAAAGAAAAAGTGACCTTTGTAAAAGTAAAAAATCAATGGCTGATCAATGCAATCGATGCAGTAAAATAA
- a CDS encoding DUF4177 domain-containing protein, producing MYEYKFETIPVGALNGKPKKDYQAIIHENAREGWKLLQIVTPPFGGAGQALTMELIFEKKID from the coding sequence ATGTATGAATATAAATTTGAAACTATACCTGTTGGGGCATTAAACGGAAAGCCAAAAAAAGACTATCAAGCAATCATCCACGAAAACGCTAGGGAAGGATGGAAGTTATTGCAAATTGTAACTCCCCCTTTTGGCGGTGCTGGACAAGCACTGACTATGGAATTGATTTTTGAGAAAAAGATCGATTAG
- a CDS encoding glycosyl hydrolase family 18 protein — MFIYTVQPGDSVYQISQKYSVPFDQIRLANGLNQTNIVPGQALVIPTNTYIVQPGDSFYSIAKMAYLSVNLLIRTNPTISPNRLQPGMRLTIPNISNYQATGLGFYTLRTPEQDQSLINNFAPYATYIAFFEYHFSIDGSLNTINDATAIRTAWSRRVKPLMTITNLTESGFNAQLTHQMLNQPSARNNLVNHIDQIVTNKGYAGVNIDFEQTLAADRDLFTGFLRELRDRLKPKGKLLTVAVPPKTNDNIPWLRGYDYGGIGSVVDLIFIMAYDWHHGASEPGPVAPINEVRQTLQFAIDRIPRNKILLGLPLYGYNWTLPYVEGTIYPGISNQNAVQLAMNYQVPINYSEKDQSPYFQYVDDQGIQHVVWFEDARSMSVKSLLIREFKIEGAGVWQLTLGFPEGPWILTNFFHIKKS; from the coding sequence ATGTTTATTTATACGGTTCAACCTGGGGATTCTGTCTATCAGATAAGTCAAAAATATTCCGTCCCATTTGACCAGATTCGTCTTGCAAACGGGCTGAACCAAACAAATATCGTTCCAGGTCAAGCTTTAGTGATTCCTACTAATACATATATTGTTCAACCCGGTGATAGCTTCTATTCCATCGCAAAAATGGCCTATTTATCTGTAAATCTTCTAATACGTACGAATCCCACCATTTCTCCGAATCGTTTACAGCCAGGGATGAGATTAACCATTCCTAATATTTCTAATTATCAAGCAACTGGATTAGGATTTTATACACTAAGAACACCAGAGCAGGATCAAAGTCTCATCAATAATTTTGCACCGTATGCTACCTATATCGCCTTCTTTGAATACCATTTTTCTATTGATGGTTCTTTAAATACAATAAATGATGCTACTGCTATACGTACAGCTTGGTCACGCCGAGTTAAGCCGTTAATGACGATTACCAATTTAACTGAATCTGGATTTAATGCTCAACTAACCCATCAAATGCTTAATCAGCCCTCTGCTAGAAATAATTTAGTTAACCATATTGATCAAATTGTAACTAATAAAGGATATGCTGGTGTGAATATCGATTTTGAGCAAACTCTTGCAGCAGATAGAGATTTATTCACTGGATTTTTAAGAGAACTTCGTGATCGTTTAAAACCAAAGGGGAAACTGTTGACGGTTGCTGTTCCACCAAAAACAAATGATAATATCCCTTGGCTGCGGGGCTATGATTACGGGGGGATCGGATCTGTTGTCGACTTAATATTTATCATGGCCTATGATTGGCATCACGGGGCAAGTGAACCTGGGCCCGTTGCACCAATCAATGAGGTAAGACAAACATTGCAATTCGCGATCGATAGAATACCAAGAAATAAGATCCTATTAGGTCTTCCACTATATGGCTATAATTGGACACTTCCCTATGTTGAAGGAACCATCTATCCGGGTATATCAAATCAGAATGCTGTCCAATTGGCTATGAATTATCAGGTTCCTATTAACTATTCCGAAAAAGATCAATCCCCGTATTTTCAATATGTTGATGATCAAGGTATCCAGCACGTCGTATGGTTTGAGGATGCGCGAAGCATGAGCGTAAAGAGCCTACTGATTCGGGAGTTCAAAATTGAAGGTGCCGGTGTCTGGCAACTCACTCTCGGTTTTCCAGAAGGGCCTTGGATCCTTACAAACTTTTTCCATATAAAAAAGTCCTAA
- a CDS encoding RNA polymerase sigma-70 factor: protein METEQLYQTYKPLLFSIAYRMTGSVTDAEDLVQEAFLTYNSISSKKVIENKKAYLCRIVMNSSIDKLRSAASKREVYVGEWLPEPLVDDGNDPSNTYLIKESISTAYLLLLQQLSGDERAFFILREVFQYSYEEIAAIIEKSSTNCRQIFHRAKKGMENRPKAASLDFQSMRSRVEQFTMAFQEGNIHKMLELLKTDSVFISDGGGKVKAAINPIYTSERIVFLFTSIMKKLPKNSKMEFKDVNGYPGVVVSINDYVAYVISIEFLGDKISRIYMVANPDKLAHLQSNK from the coding sequence TTGGAGACTGAACAATTGTATCAGACGTATAAACCTTTGTTATTTTCGATTGCTTACCGAATGACGGGGAGTGTTACGGATGCTGAGGATCTTGTACAGGAGGCATTCTTAACTTACAACAGTATAAGTAGCAAAAAGGTCATTGAAAACAAGAAAGCGTATCTATGTAGGATCGTGATGAATAGTTCTATAGACAAATTGCGTTCCGCCGCTAGTAAACGCGAGGTTTATGTTGGAGAGTGGCTGCCAGAACCATTGGTGGATGATGGAAATGACCCTTCCAATACTTATTTAATAAAGGAATCTATCTCGACAGCTTATCTCTTGCTTTTACAGCAGTTATCTGGGGATGAACGAGCTTTTTTCATATTACGAGAAGTTTTTCAGTATAGCTATGAAGAAATTGCAGCTATTATTGAAAAATCTTCTACTAATTGCCGGCAGATTTTCCATCGCGCGAAAAAAGGCATGGAAAATCGTCCGAAAGCTGCATCATTGGATTTTCAATCTATGAGGAGTAGGGTAGAACAATTTACAATGGCGTTTCAAGAAGGGAATATTCATAAAATGTTGGAGCTACTGAAGACAGATTCCGTATTTATTTCTGATGGTGGCGGTAAAGTAAAAGCTGCGATAAATCCAATTTATACATCAGAACGAATTGTCTTTTTGTTTACGAGCATTATGAAAAAGTTGCCTAAAAACTCGAAAATGGAATTCAAGGATGTGAATGGGTATCCAGGAGTAGTCGTATCAATCAACGATTATGTCGCCTATGTGATCTCAATAGAATTCCTTGGTGATAAGATTTCCCGTATCTATATGGTGGCAAATCCGGATAAATTGGCACACTTACAAAGTAATAAATAA
- a CDS encoding CD3324 family protein has protein sequence MKYVKASTVLPENLIMEIQKYVQGETIYIPKPRNNHQKWGTRSGGRKYIDQRNAMIKKAFKNGTTIDQLADEYFLSIETIKKIVYAK, from the coding sequence TTGAAATATGTAAAAGCATCAACTGTTTTACCTGAGAATCTCATTATGGAAATTCAGAAATATGTTCAGGGGGAAACAATTTATATACCGAAACCTCGGAACAATCACCAGAAATGGGGGACTCGATCGGGTGGAAGGAAATACATTGATCAACGTAATGCGATGATAAAAAAAGCATTTAAAAACGGCACAACAATCGATCAATTGGCAGATGAATATTTCCTTTCAATCGAAACGATAAAAAAAATTGTTTATGCTAAATAA
- a CDS encoding methyl-accepting chemotaxis protein: MKEQKKFKLTIRKKLVITFVIMLLVPTMIVGTAAYINSKNSIEKLLIKSARENVDTLNALISDTITPYLSDAEYLSSTINLNDYQGMESPIVRKKLDDYMNYHQNVQAIYVGTETGLMIQSPNKKMAEDYDPRQRPWYQEALKKPSETIITEPYVSATSGEMVVTIAKTINDRSGVIGIDISLQGMNDIVKKINIGSKGYAMILDNNKRFIAHPEEKGGSEAKQSFYQKLYEKNTGEFEYKTQGYENIMIFGTNKLTGWKIGGALFNTEINETSQPIMIFTGIINLIAVVIGGIAAFFIIRSITKPLLRLKDAANRMSEGDLTQKIEIRTSDEINDLAEAFNDMAGNIRHLVQQIDESAIQLSASSEELNASADETTRATEQVADAIEQVSKGAENQTTGIESNANAMDEIALGIQRVADNTAHVTDLTRNTTQLAEEGEEFVNRTVDQMQEIYDSVEQSNMKITSLTDRSKEIGSIIEMITGIADQTNLLALNAAIEAARAGESGKGFAVVAEEIRKLAEQSRKSALQIAQLISEIQKETETSALTMEEATKKVETGLSISKETIEKFYEILNGMKEIAPQMEDVAAISQQMTASVEEVSSVANDLAAIAKENSAAAEEMASTTEETVASMQEISYSAKSLSNLAEDLQLLLKKFKI, translated from the coding sequence ATGAAGGAACAGAAAAAGTTTAAGCTAACGATTCGAAAAAAGCTTGTTATTACTTTTGTCATAATGCTTTTAGTTCCAACGATGATTGTTGGAACTGCAGCATACATAAACTCGAAAAATAGTATTGAAAAACTATTAATTAAATCTGCAAGAGAAAATGTAGATACACTCAACGCCCTTATTAGTGATACTATTACCCCATATTTAAGTGATGCAGAGTACTTGTCGAGCACGATTAACTTGAATGACTATCAAGGAATGGAAAGTCCAATTGTACGAAAGAAACTTGATGATTATATGAATTATCATCAAAATGTACAAGCAATATATGTTGGAACAGAAACAGGGCTAATGATTCAATCTCCTAATAAAAAAATGGCAGAGGACTATGATCCGAGACAAAGACCATGGTACCAGGAAGCCTTAAAAAAACCAAGTGAAACGATTATTACAGAGCCTTATGTATCAGCTACTAGTGGAGAAATGGTTGTTACAATAGCGAAAACAATAAATGATCGATCAGGAGTTATTGGAATCGATATATCTTTACAAGGTATGAATGATATTGTTAAAAAAATTAATATCGGCTCAAAAGGGTATGCGATGATTCTGGATAATAATAAACGATTTATTGCACACCCAGAGGAAAAAGGTGGATCTGAGGCAAAGCAATCATTCTATCAAAAATTATATGAAAAAAACACAGGGGAATTTGAATATAAGACCCAAGGTTATGAAAATATCATGATTTTTGGCACCAATAAGCTGACTGGATGGAAAATTGGTGGCGCCCTATTTAATACAGAAATAAATGAAACTTCACAGCCAATCATGATATTTACTGGAATCATTAATTTAATTGCGGTAGTCATTGGGGGGATTGCTGCCTTTTTTATCATTCGATCGATAACGAAACCACTTCTGCGATTAAAAGATGCTGCTAATCGAATGAGTGAGGGGGACTTAACCCAAAAGATTGAAATTCGAACTAGTGACGAAATCAATGATCTGGCTGAAGCATTCAACGACATGGCGGGGAATATTCGACATTTAGTCCAACAAATTGATGAAAGTGCCATCCAACTATCAGCTTCGTCCGAAGAATTAAATGCGAGCGCAGATGAAACAACCCGTGCAACAGAACAGGTAGCTGATGCAATCGAACAGGTATCCAAAGGTGCCGAAAACCAGACAACAGGAATCGAGAGCAATGCGAATGCAATGGACGAAATTGCACTTGGTATTCAGCGAGTAGCAGATAATACCGCACATGTTACGGATCTAACGCGGAATACAACTCAGCTTGCTGAAGAGGGTGAAGAATTTGTCAATCGAACTGTTGATCAAATGCAAGAGATATATGATTCGGTTGAACAATCAAATATGAAAATCACCTCTCTTACTGATCGTTCTAAAGAAATTGGGTCAATAATTGAAATGATTACGGGAATCGCGGATCAAACCAATCTACTGGCCTTAAATGCAGCGATTGAGGCAGCTCGTGCAGGTGAATCTGGCAAAGGGTTTGCCGTAGTCGCAGAGGAAATTAGAAAATTGGCTGAACAATCAAGGAAATCTGCATTACAAATTGCGCAATTAATTTCAGAAATCCAAAAGGAAACGGAAACCTCTGCATTGACCATGGAGGAAGCAACGAAAAAGGTTGAAACAGGTCTTTCTATTTCAAAAGAAACTATTGAGAAATTTTATGAAATCCTAAACGGAATGAAGGAAATTGCTCCACAAATGGAAGATGTAGCAGCCATCTCTCAGCAAATGACCGCTAGTGTTGAAGAGGTGAGCTCTGTAGCCAATGATCTAGCAGCGATTGCAAAAGAAAACTCTGCTGCAGCAGAAGAAATGGCATCTACAACAGAGGAAACCGTCGCATCCATGCAAGAAATTTCGTATTCAGCAAAGTCACTATCCAATCTTGCTGAGGATTTACAATTATTACTAAAGAAATTTAAAATCTAG
- a CDS encoding MerR family transcriptional regulator, giving the protein MNLTIKEFSKRTGLPPSKLRFYDKKRLLVPFVRLENGYRAYSFDQIYQAKMIDSLRQAGISIQDIKLYFTVNDQEKKKILDRWREDLNKRTEVLLAAQKYIGGINVENPQQTLLLSNWETEKYFVWQRVHSQRQPNPFQKHFTTAKSQLEKLGVTCSEQVYVKTEMITEDKIIGEIGFEVLNNSLTGDHKDFRIEKVSPTLFAVLQDCRPEDALFCFSYIQVIIRYGFQPIGSKLERYSNIDASTFDYLIPVVK; this is encoded by the coding sequence ATGAATCTTACGATAAAGGAATTTTCAAAAAGGACAGGACTCCCCCCTAGTAAACTGAGATTTTATGATAAAAAGAGATTATTAGTGCCATTTGTCAGGTTGGAAAATGGTTATAGGGCCTATTCGTTCGATCAAATATATCAGGCAAAAATGATTGATTCGCTTAGACAGGCAGGTATTTCAATCCAGGATATAAAGCTATATTTTACAGTGAATGATCAGGAGAAAAAAAAGATACTTGATCGTTGGAGAGAGGACTTGAACAAAAGAACGGAGGTCCTCCTTGCAGCTCAAAAATATATTGGTGGCATCAATGTAGAAAATCCGCAACAAACACTATTATTATCAAATTGGGAGACCGAAAAGTATTTTGTGTGGCAAAGGGTTCATTCGCAAAGGCAGCCGAATCCTTTTCAAAAGCATTTTACTACTGCAAAAAGTCAATTAGAAAAACTAGGAGTCACATGCTCTGAACAGGTATATGTAAAAACTGAAATGATTACTGAGGACAAAATAATAGGAGAGATAGGGTTTGAGGTTCTAAATAATTCTTTGACAGGAGATCATAAAGATTTTAGAATTGAAAAAGTTTCTCCAACCTTATTTGCAGTTTTACAGGACTGTAGACCAGAAGATGCACTTTTTTGCTTTTCTTATATACAGGTTATCATCCGCTACGGATTTCAACCAATAGGTTCGAAGCTAGAGAGATATTCGAACATAGATGCGAGTACCTTTGATTATTTAATTCCAGTTGTAAAATAA
- a CDS encoding FusB/FusC family EF-G-binding protein — MDPFIRSDQYHFIKQQTQILINGHSTVNDGNVLQALKSLAKEKVVQLFEELTEEQEELIQPIINVQDTADAEKFLATIVPYVVPFKTVSQQAIKKLFPKAKKLKVPAMEDMDLREISYLSWIDEGSSKKYLVAMLDNKLVGLQGSFKRIQQKGICALCNKHEEVGLFLTEKKGEVRDTFIKKGNYICIDSLKCNQNLTSVDKLHEFIERVKK; from the coding sequence ATGGATCCTTTCATAAGAAGTGATCAATATCATTTTATAAAGCAACAAACACAAATTTTAATAAACGGCCATTCAACTGTTAACGATGGAAATGTCCTTCAAGCACTAAAATCATTAGCAAAGGAAAAGGTCGTTCAATTATTTGAAGAATTAACTGAGGAACAGGAAGAACTCATTCAACCAATAATAAATGTACAAGATACAGCGGATGCTGAGAAATTTTTAGCTACAATAGTGCCTTATGTAGTTCCTTTTAAAACAGTCTCACAGCAAGCTATTAAAAAGCTGTTTCCGAAAGCAAAGAAATTAAAAGTACCAGCAATGGAAGATATGGATTTAAGAGAAATTTCCTATTTAAGTTGGATTGACGAAGGATCTAGTAAGAAATATCTTGTGGCCATGCTTGACAATAAACTTGTTGGTTTACAAGGATCCTTTAAAAGGATTCAGCAAAAAGGAATCTGTGCTTTATGTAATAAGCATGAGGAAGTCGGATTATTCTTAACAGAAAAAAAGGGTGAGGTACGAGATACTTTTATTAAAAAAGGAAATTATATTTGTATAGATAGTTTAAAATGCAATCAAAATTTAACTTCTGTAGATAAACTTCATGAATTTATTGAACGGGTAAAAAAATGA